Proteins co-encoded in one Pseudoalteromonas sp. MEBiC 03607 genomic window:
- a CDS encoding DUF805 domain-containing protein encodes MSENVYQAPESNVVSTSTETTSLSVKEILFSFNGRIPRKTYWFSVLGMIAASFVLMFIAALLSGGSESAISIIMLILYVPLIWCSLAIQIKRWHDRNKSGWWVLIGFVPVIGGIWALIENGFLAGDAGENRFGKPTV; translated from the coding sequence GTGTCAGAAAACGTATATCAAGCCCCAGAATCAAATGTAGTATCAACTTCAACAGAAACAACAAGCCTTAGTGTAAAAGAAATACTATTTTCTTTTAACGGCCGCATTCCTCGCAAAACCTATTGGTTTTCAGTACTAGGAATGATTGCTGCTTCATTCGTTTTAATGTTTATTGCCGCATTGCTTTCGGGTGGTAGCGAATCAGCTATTTCTATAATTATGCTTATCTTATATGTGCCACTTATATGGTGTTCGCTAGCTATTCAAATTAAACGCTGGCATGACCGTAATAAATCAGGCTGGTGGGTACTAATTGGTTTTGTTCCTGTAATCGGTGGGATCTGGGCACTCATAGAAAATGGTTTCCTAGCAGGTGATGCAGGTGAGAACCGTTTTGGAAAACCAACAGTATAA
- a CDS encoding DoxX-like family protein, translating to MKNLTVVQISRFIISFTWLYHGLFPKIIHISPLEQRMTASFGFNAEISMLITRAAGVGEIIFAVLFFIFYRSILINIVNILSLIGLILFVAFLQPALLIEAFNPVTTNLALIAFSTVLIIELKNSETSNK from the coding sequence ATGAAAAATCTAACGGTAGTGCAAATTTCACGGTTTATTATTAGCTTTACTTGGCTTTACCATGGCCTTTTCCCAAAAATTATCCATATCTCTCCACTTGAACAACGGATGACAGCCAGTTTTGGTTTTAATGCCGAAATATCAATGCTCATAACACGAGCTGCTGGGGTTGGTGAAATCATCTTTGCGGTGTTGTTTTTTATTTTCTATCGTTCAATTTTAATCAATATAGTCAATATTTTATCTTTAATAGGTTTAATACTGTTTGTAGCTTTTTTACAACCAGCACTATTGATTGAAGCATTCAATCCGGTGACTACAAATCTTGCGCTGATCGCGTTTAGTACTGTACTAATAATCGAGCTCAAGAATAGCGAAACTAGCAATAAGTAA
- a CDS encoding LysR family transcriptional regulator: MQVHDVDLRLLRVFVAIVECGGLSAAESRLNIGRSTISAHLSDLEVRLGIKLCKRGRSGFEITDAGAITYQASIELLQQCEAFANTVASSKNELSGRLSIAMIDTMVSDPRCAIPRAIARLKGKGKNIQFDINVCEAREVETAVANGRSLVGIGVSRHHIRGLDYTALHNETNFLYCAVGHPLFECEDKQINELIKEAEVITSNYMRDKESRNDGLNYQNSAVAYHDEGIAHLILSGEFIGYLPDHYAQFWVDKGIFKAIQPNKYHYDIPVVLITSKTNANSPLASAMIKEIKDCYGV; this comes from the coding sequence ATGCAAGTTCATGATGTAGACCTACGATTATTGCGTGTTTTTGTAGCAATTGTTGAGTGTGGCGGGCTTTCAGCCGCAGAGTCACGTTTGAATATTGGCCGCTCAACGATCAGTGCGCATTTATCAGATTTAGAAGTAAGGCTTGGCATTAAATTATGTAAACGTGGCCGCAGTGGTTTTGAAATTACAGATGCAGGTGCTATTACCTACCAAGCATCAATTGAACTGCTTCAGCAATGCGAAGCCTTTGCTAATACCGTCGCAAGCTCTAAAAACGAGCTATCGGGGCGTTTAAGTATTGCTATGATAGATACCATGGTAAGTGACCCTCGCTGCGCCATTCCCCGCGCAATTGCAAGGTTAAAAGGCAAAGGTAAAAACATTCAGTTTGATATTAACGTCTGTGAAGCCCGTGAGGTAGAAACCGCAGTAGCCAATGGCCGTTCATTAGTGGGTATTGGTGTTAGCCGTCATCATATTCGCGGATTAGATTACACTGCCCTACATAACGAAACTAACTTTTTGTATTGCGCAGTCGGTCACCCACTGTTTGAGTGTGAAGACAAACAAATCAATGAGCTTATAAAAGAAGCCGAAGTTATTACCAGTAACTACATGCGCGATAAAGAAAGTAGAAACGATGGCTTAAACTACCAAAATAGTGCGGTAGCCTACCATGATGAAGGTATCGCACATTTGATTTTATCGGGTGAATTTATTGGTTATTTACCCGACCACTATGCTCAGTTCTGGGTTGATAAAGGCATTTTTAAAGCTATTCAACCAAACAAATATCACTACGATATTCCTGTTGTATTAATAACCTCTAAAACAAATGCCAATTCACCACTTGCAAGCGCCATGATCAAAGAAATCAAAGACTGCTATGGTGTTTAA
- the hutH gene encoding histidine ammonia-lyase — MTFKYGVDQLTIDNVNAIAAGTLQAELCQEAIDKINKSRQNVDKMAASDKAIYGINTGFGPLCDTQISPQETNLLQKNLLITHAVGVGEPIAKPISKLMLITKVHALSQGFSGIRLTVVERMLKFIELDIIPVVPEQGSVGASGDLAPLSHLFLPLLGEGEFWVNDTIKPAAEVLKEHGLEPLDLHAKEGLALINGTQFILSHAITALTKMRYLLDLADIAGAMSIEGMQGSQSPFREELHAIRAFKGNVEVAARMRSFFANSENMASHTNCDRVQDPYSLRCIPQVHGASRNAYYHLKELAEIEMNSVTDNPIVISEEEAISGGGFHGQPLAMALDYASIAAAELGNIADRRCYLLLEGLHGLPRLLTTSGGLNSGMMIPQYVTAALVTENKSLCFPPSADSVPTSMGQEDHVSMGSISGRKLNQILGNLDKIFAIELMYAAQAIEFRRPNKCSDIIEENFALIRSKVAKLEEDRLLKPDIDAMVAIVKSQAFTVNLGSK; from the coding sequence ATGACATTTAAGTATGGTGTTGACCAATTAACGATAGATAACGTTAATGCGATTGCAGCCGGTACGTTACAGGCAGAGCTTTGCCAAGAAGCCATTGATAAAATAAATAAAAGCCGCCAAAACGTAGATAAAATGGCTGCCTCAGATAAAGCCATTTATGGTATCAATACGGGCTTTGGTCCACTGTGTGATACACAAATTTCTCCACAAGAAACAAACCTATTACAAAAGAACTTATTGATCACACACGCTGTTGGTGTGGGTGAGCCAATAGCTAAGCCTATTTCAAAGTTAATGCTAATCACCAAAGTACATGCATTAAGCCAAGGTTTTTCAGGTATTCGTTTAACTGTTGTTGAGCGTATGCTTAAGTTTATTGAACTAGATATTATCCCGGTTGTACCAGAGCAAGGCTCAGTTGGCGCATCGGGTGACTTAGCACCATTATCACACCTATTTTTACCGCTTTTGGGTGAAGGCGAGTTCTGGGTAAACGACACAATCAAACCCGCGGCAGAGGTATTAAAAGAGCATGGCTTAGAGCCACTTGATCTGCACGCTAAAGAAGGTCTTGCGTTAATCAACGGTACTCAGTTTATTTTATCGCACGCCATTACAGCGCTTACTAAAATGCGTTACTTATTAGACCTTGCAGATATTGCAGGCGCTATGAGCATTGAAGGTATGCAAGGTAGCCAATCACCGTTCCGAGAAGAGTTACACGCAATTCGAGCTTTTAAAGGCAACGTTGAAGTTGCCGCGCGTATGCGTAGCTTTTTTGCTAATTCTGAGAATATGGCCTCACATACCAATTGTGATCGTGTACAAGACCCTTATTCACTGCGTTGTATTCCTCAAGTTCATGGTGCGTCACGCAATGCGTATTACCACTTAAAAGAGCTTGCAGAGATAGAAATGAACTCAGTGACTGATAACCCAATTGTTATTAGTGAGGAAGAAGCGATTTCGGGTGGTGGTTTTCATGGTCAACCATTAGCTATGGCTTTAGATTATGCATCTATAGCTGCGGCTGAGCTTGGTAACATTGCTGATCGTCGTTGTTACTTATTGCTTGAGGGTTTACACGGCTTACCACGCTTATTAACCACATCGGGTGGCTTAAATTCAGGCATGATGATCCCGCAATATGTAACCGCTGCTCTGGTTACAGAAAATAAGTCATTGTGTTTCCCACCATCAGCAGACAGCGTACCAACATCAATGGGCCAAGAAGATCACGTATCTATGGGGAGTATCTCTGGTCGTAAGTTAAACCAGATTTTAGGCAACCTAGATAAAATCTTTGCTATTGAGTTGATGTATGCCGCACAAGCAATCGAATTTAGACGTCCTAACAAGTGCTCAGACATTATTGAAGAAAACTTTGCATTAATTCGCAGTAAAGTTGCCAAACTAGAAGAAGACCGCTTACTTAAGCCAGACATTGATGCCATGGTTGCAATTGTTAAATCACAAGCGTTCACAGTAAATTTAGGGAGCAAATAA
- a CDS encoding urocanate hydratase — protein sequence MTFQEQIKQGIPSVLPEPKPYPSDANRAPKRKDILSADEKQLAIRNALRYFPKEWHKELAAEFAAELKQFGRIYMYRFKPNYELKARSISDYPAKCEQAAAIMLMIDNNLDPAVAQHPEELITYGGNGAVFQNWAQYLLTMKYLSEMEEDQTLHMYSGHPMGLFPSSVEAPRVVVTNGMMIPNYSKPDDWEKFNALGVTQYGQMTAGSFMYIGPQGIVHGTTITVMNAFRKVLEKGESPKGKIFLTAGLGGMSGAQPKAGNIANCITVCAEVNPKAAIKRHQQGWVDELIDNMPELVERVRTAQQNEEVVSIAFIGNVVDVWESFLAEDIFIHLGSDQTSLHNPWSGGYYPVDISYEESNRLIREEPEVFKEKVQATLKRHADAVNKHTAKGTYFFDYGNAFLLEASRAGGDVMADNGIDFKYPSYVQDILGPMCFDYGFGPFRWVCTSGKPEDLDKTDAIAADVLNKIMAESPEEIQQQMQDNITWIKDAKQNKLVVGSQARILYADAQGRAEIAKAFNDAINRGEIGPVVLGRDHHDVSGTDSPFRETSNIYDGSRFTADMAIHNVIGDGFRGATWVSIHNGGGVGWGEVINGGFGMLLDGSEAAERRLKSMLLFDVNNGIARRSWARNEEANFAIKREMARTPKLKVTLSNNVDDDVLSNLDF from the coding sequence ATGACTTTTCAAGAACAAATTAAGCAAGGTATTCCAAGCGTATTGCCAGAGCCAAAACCGTATCCAAGTGATGCAAACCGTGCTCCAAAACGTAAAGACATTTTATCGGCTGATGAAAAGCAATTAGCGATTCGTAACGCATTGCGTTATTTCCCTAAAGAATGGCACAAAGAATTAGCCGCTGAATTTGCCGCTGAGCTTAAGCAATTTGGCCGTATTTACATGTATCGTTTTAAGCCTAACTATGAACTTAAAGCGCGCTCAATCAGCGATTATCCGGCTAAATGTGAGCAAGCTGCCGCTATCATGTTAATGATCGACAACAACCTTGATCCCGCAGTAGCACAGCACCCAGAAGAGCTTATCACTTACGGTGGTAACGGTGCGGTATTCCAAAACTGGGCGCAGTACTTATTAACCATGAAGTACTTAAGCGAAATGGAAGAAGATCAAACGCTTCATATGTATTCTGGTCACCCTATGGGATTATTCCCATCATCAGTAGAAGCACCGCGCGTGGTTGTGACTAACGGTATGATGATCCCGAACTATTCAAAACCGGATGATTGGGAAAAATTCAATGCACTGGGTGTAACTCAATACGGTCAAATGACTGCGGGTTCATTTATGTATATTGGCCCACAAGGTATTGTTCACGGAACAACTATTACGGTAATGAATGCATTCCGTAAAGTGCTTGAAAAAGGCGAATCACCAAAAGGTAAGATCTTCTTAACTGCTGGTTTAGGTGGTATGAGTGGTGCGCAGCCTAAAGCGGGTAACATTGCTAACTGTATAACCGTATGTGCTGAGGTTAACCCTAAGGCGGCTATTAAGCGTCACCAACAAGGTTGGGTTGATGAGCTAATCGATAACATGCCAGAGCTTGTTGAGCGTGTACGTACGGCTCAGCAAAATGAAGAAGTAGTTTCAATTGCCTTTATCGGGAACGTGGTTGATGTATGGGAAAGCTTCTTAGCAGAAGATATTTTCATTCACTTAGGTTCAGACCAAACTTCACTTCATAACCCATGGTCAGGCGGTTACTACCCGGTTGATATCAGCTATGAAGAGTCAAATCGTTTAATTCGTGAAGAGCCAGAAGTATTTAAAGAAAAAGTACAAGCGACACTTAAACGCCATGCTGATGCTGTTAACAAGCACACGGCAAAAGGCACTTACTTCTTTGATTACGGTAATGCGTTCTTGTTAGAAGCATCACGCGCTGGTGGCGATGTAATGGCCGACAATGGTATTGATTTTAAATACCCATCGTACGTACAAGATATTCTTGGCCCGATGTGTTTTGACTACGGCTTTGGCCCGTTCCGCTGGGTATGTACCTCAGGTAAACCAGAAGATCTTGATAAAACAGATGCCATTGCTGCAGATGTTTTAAATAAAATCATGGCGGAGTCGCCTGAAGAGATCCAACAGCAAATGCAAGACAACATCACTTGGATTAAAGATGCGAAGCAAAACAAACTCGTTGTTGGCTCGCAAGCTCGTATTCTATATGCAGACGCACAAGGCCGAGCTGAAATCGCTAAAGCCTTTAATGATGCCATTAACCGTGGCGAGATAGGGCCAGTTGTACTTGGGCGTGACCACCATGACGTAAGTGGTACGGACTCACCTTTCCGTGAAACATCAAACATTTATGATGGTAGCCGCTTCACAGCAGACATGGCGATTCACAATGTAATTGGTGATGGTTTCCGTGGTGCTACTTGGGTATCTATCCACAATGGTGGCGGTGTTGGCTGGGGCGAAGTGATCAACGGTGGTTTTGGTATGCTACTAGACGGTAGTGAAGCTGCCGAGCGTCGTTTGAAATCTATGCTATTATTTGATGTAAACAACGGTATTGCTCGTCGTAGTTGGGCGCGTAACGAAGAAGCTAATTTTGCGATTAAACGTGAAATGGCTCGTACCCCTAAACTTAAAGTGACCTTGTCTAATAACGTTGATGATGACGTTTTATCAAACTTAGATTTCTAA
- a CDS encoding response regulator: MQIKVDHAQRRPKVIILCDKPTELAGAVEVLSSQVDEFRTLTSHKDAEEVIATTEPKLIILARESVSKSIESYKLLAESGLLNYPHENILLCENKESGIAFKCCIKGIFSDYFVYKPMYENYRFKMILHNALKRTQSQTEVNKLRDEHFGKIDDDLKNLIDEAASYRSQATETLNNAREKLNNHKGINVLQDQLLQDLQKEHLSPLIDSLESQLEKVAEELKKRLQERRFSLAELAALLNEKDNSDTAETVQETKNKTAEMKDKPSPIPSEQHSTLSETPQKKSDIKIMVVEDNEFYREMVSRILIGEGYQVVSVESGLDAIKKLKKQRFSLVLLDLFMPNLDGYNTTKNLRSIPNCKNLPIVAISANKNKEIIRKWATLGLTAYITKPSTKSSLLKAVDKALLQTL; the protein is encoded by the coding sequence ATGCAAATAAAAGTCGACCACGCGCAAAGAAGACCAAAAGTTATCATTTTATGTGACAAACCTACAGAGTTAGCTGGTGCAGTAGAAGTACTTTCTTCTCAAGTTGATGAATTTAGAACACTAACAAGCCATAAAGATGCTGAAGAGGTTATCGCTACCACAGAGCCAAAGCTCATTATTCTTGCCAGAGAGAGTGTCTCAAAAAGCATTGAAAGTTATAAATTACTTGCTGAGTCTGGATTATTAAATTATCCGCACGAAAATATTCTACTATGCGAAAATAAAGAGTCAGGGATCGCTTTTAAATGTTGTATTAAGGGTATTTTTTCTGATTACTTTGTTTATAAACCTATGTACGAAAATTATCGCTTTAAGATGATTTTACATAACGCGCTAAAACGAACTCAAAGCCAAACTGAAGTCAATAAACTCAGAGATGAACACTTTGGTAAAATTGACGACGATTTAAAAAACTTAATTGATGAAGCTGCTAGTTATCGCAGTCAAGCCACTGAGACTTTAAATAATGCCCGTGAAAAGCTGAATAATCATAAGGGTATAAATGTCTTACAAGACCAATTACTACAAGACCTACAAAAAGAGCACCTGTCACCGTTAATCGACTCTTTAGAGTCTCAGCTTGAAAAAGTAGCTGAGGAGCTTAAAAAGAGGTTACAAGAAAGACGCTTTTCTCTTGCTGAACTTGCTGCGTTATTAAATGAAAAAGATAATTCTGACACAGCTGAAACCGTTCAAGAAACAAAAAATAAAACTGCTGAAATGAAAGATAAACCTTCTCCCATTCCATCAGAACAGCATAGTACCCTCTCTGAGACGCCACAAAAAAAGAGCGATATAAAAATTATGGTGGTAGAAGACAACGAATTTTACAGGGAAATGGTATCGAGGATTTTGATTGGAGAGGGATATCAGGTCGTCAGTGTTGAAAGCGGGCTAGATGCAATAAAAAAACTGAAAAAACAGCGCTTTTCACTCGTGTTACTAGATTTATTCATGCCTAATTTAGATGGGTATAACACAACTAAAAACTTACGCAGTATCCCAAATTGCAAAAACCTGCCAATTGTTGCAATTAGTGCCAACAAAAATAAAGAGATCATTCGCAAGTGGGCAACCCTTGGCTTAACTGCCTACATTACCAAACCTTCCACAAAGTCTTCTTTGTTAAAGGCAGTTGATAAAGCATTACTGCAAACACTATAA
- a CDS encoding EAL domain-containing response regulator, with protein MLEQPPLILAIDDSQLVLTQLEFLISNQTPCKFIGFDCGYKALSSPEIHQASLILLDMNMPSIDGVEMLRKLSELNLQQPLALLSGENSLFLKNAASLASLHGLNIISCIEKPLSVSKLAELYKALCQFNKAPPSQKKDITYPSEEIINALYKHEYIAYFQPKVCSRTEKIIGVETLARWNHPQNGIVSPFYFIETLESANHTAELTKQLLKQTVEFWSINRTLLSNLQFSINISANELSDVSLPEKLERICTDASMPTSQITLELTESNIINNIRSSLDVLLRFKLKGFKLSIDDFGTGYSSMKQLNELPFDELKIDRCFVNGSAEDPSKKAIVVSTCEIAHKLGLDIVAEGVEKFEDLLLIKNLGVKSIQGFYYFKPCTQTEFLQLFQQNKEVTYSNSL; from the coding sequence ATGTTGGAGCAACCTCCTTTGATTCTAGCCATCGACGATAGTCAACTTGTATTAACGCAATTAGAGTTTCTAATTTCTAATCAAACACCGTGTAAATTCATTGGTTTTGATTGCGGTTATAAGGCTTTATCAAGCCCCGAGATCCATCAAGCTTCTCTAATCTTATTAGACATGAATATGCCTTCTATTGATGGTGTAGAAATGCTAAGAAAGCTAAGCGAGTTAAACCTTCAGCAACCGTTAGCTCTATTAAGTGGTGAGAACAGCCTTTTTCTTAAAAATGCCGCTTCACTCGCCTCCCTGCACGGCTTGAATATTATATCATGCATTGAAAAACCATTATCAGTTAGTAAGTTGGCAGAGTTATATAAAGCACTATGTCAGTTTAATAAAGCTCCCCCTTCACAAAAGAAAGATATCACTTATCCAAGTGAAGAGATAATCAACGCACTTTATAAACACGAATATATCGCTTACTTCCAGCCTAAAGTATGTAGTAGAACTGAGAAGATTATTGGTGTTGAGACGCTTGCGAGATGGAATCACCCACAAAATGGTATTGTTTCACCATTCTACTTTATTGAGACACTAGAAAGTGCAAATCATACAGCTGAGCTCACCAAGCAACTCTTAAAACAAACTGTAGAATTTTGGTCTATCAACAGAACCTTATTATCGAACCTTCAATTTAGTATTAATATTAGTGCCAATGAACTCAGTGATGTTAGTCTTCCTGAAAAACTTGAGCGCATATGCACCGATGCTTCCATGCCCACTTCACAGATCACCCTAGAGCTAACGGAAAGTAATATTATTAACAATATACGTTCTTCGTTGGATGTTCTTTTACGGTTTAAACTAAAAGGCTTTAAATTATCAATTGATGATTTTGGAACAGGCTATTCTTCAATGAAGCAACTTAATGAGCTTCCCTTTGATGAACTCAAAATTGATCGCTGTTTTGTCAACGGAAGTGCCGAAGATCCAAGTAAAAAAGCAATAGTAGTAAGTACCTGTGAAATCGCCCATAAACTCGGTTTAGATATTGTAGCCGAAGGTGTTGAGAAGTTTGAAGATCTTCTATTGATAAAAAACCTTGGTGTTAAGTCAATTCAGGGGTTTTATTACTTTAAGCCATGCACTCAAACTGAGTTTTTACAACTATTTCAGCAAAATAAAGAAGTTACTTACTCAAATTCTTTATAA